CCAAGATTGATTACTGCACACCCAAAATAGGAGGAAACCATGATAAAAGAACATGATCGAATTGTTTTGTTGAAAGACTTACCGGAAGATGGTTTACAGGCTGGCGACGTCGGTACGGTTGTTCATATTCATCGTCAAGGTGAAGCATTTGAAGTCGAATTTATGACACTTGACGGTGGAACAGTTGCTGTTATAACTTTGCTTTCATCTCAAATACGAGCAGTTAATAAAAGGGACATCACGCATGTTAGAGAACTTACCGTCTCTTGATTAAAAAAGGATTTTTCTTTCATTTTAAAAGGAAAAAGGCTTAATCCATTTTTTGGATTAAGCCTTTTTGTTTATTTTCCAGAAACTTGTTCTTTTGAAAACTTATTCAACCAGGCAGTTTTCTCCCTCATGCATACATGCTGATTTGTCTACGTCACCCGGCTTTCGCTTCCACCCCAGGAGCAAATCCGTATACTCACCATGCTTCCAGAAGTCGTATGCCTTATGCTGTATACCTACCTGATCCTCCAGCGCTTTAAGTCTCCTCAGTCTGCTGGCCTCGGCCTTAATCTGAACAAGCCAACGATCCTGTAAGA
The Candidatus Brocadia sp. DNA segment above includes these coding regions:
- a CDS encoding DUF4926 domain-containing protein, which produces MIKEHDRIVLLKDLPEDGLQAGDVGTVVHIHRQGEAFEVEFMTLDGGTVAVITLLSSQIRAVNKRDITHVRELTVS